From the Drechmeria coniospora strain ARSEF 6962 chromosome 02, whole genome shotgun sequence genome, the window GTCTGCGTGGGAACCCAAATGAGGACGGAAACGTGAGTCCGGCTTCGTTGGGTGCggagcgtcggcgtcgtgtgGCCGGGTGGTTGGGCATCAATCGGGCTCCATGATGCGTGGCACTGCATTAGTCGGTGGCCATTCCTCCTTTTAGACCTCCTCGTGCCGGGCCACTCGCTGCCACGACCGTTCGACCCTCCATTCTTCTCTCAAGTCCCCTCGGTCACGTACGTCGTCTTTTACAGGTGGTTGCCGTGCGGCAGGCATTCGCTCGTCAGGGTTCTTCGCTCCTCCGACTCGCGACCGACTCTGGGCGCCGTGCCCACCGCATGTGGTGTAGGGTTGAGGTGTCAGCGATGAAACCCTCCCGCCGATCGACCCAACGTTCCCGTCGGCTTTGACCCGGCCACCCGCGTTGTTGGGGTGCGTCAAAGCGCTGCGGTGGAGTGATAGTTGCGCGTTCGCTGCAGGCGCATGCAGGCTCGACAGGGCGGCAGGGGAGACGGCATGTCGCGACCTTGGTTCACCCCGTCCATCGCTCGTGTTCTACCCCTCCTGCCAAAGCCGATGCTGCGGCAATCCACCGCCAGGACTGAGACACATGACGCAGAGTGACTCGTGCAGACAGAAAACCCTTTGCCGGGGGGCGAGAATGGCATCGTAGGGAGCCAGCGCAGTGCCAGGCGGTGGGGCCGCCAGTTGTCGAAAATGTGCCGGCCGCGGATGGACATAAGTGCCGATCCAACATCCAACATCCCATTCACCAGGTCCTATTCTCCTATTCCCCTCCATCCACCTCCTAGAGGGCAGCAACGGCGCATcccggagacgacgacgacagtcCAACGTAGTCGTTCAGCTCGGCAGACTTCGACTCGAGCACGAAAAGGCAAGAGTGAGTGAGTGGTGAAGGTTGCCTCTCCATGAGCCGCATCGACAGCAACGAGGCCCGCGGTTGGCAGGGCTGCCCCTCGTCGACTTGCGAGGGCCTGACGCCAGAGGAAACATGCGAGCTGTGGAGGTGCATGCTGGAACTGCAGCAGCGGTACCGGTGCTACAACTCGACGAGGATTCATCTCGCGGCAGATGctggcgaggacggcatccGTCTCATGCGTAAGCCGTCACCTCGGACGCGTGTCGAGCCTCCCAATAATAGTCTGCCATATATTGACGCGGAGCGGACCGGGGTCAGCAAACCCTTTCATCATTGATACGTTGAACGACTCCGTCAACCAGCTTCCCGACGAGGGCTGGCGGATGCTCCGTAAATATCTTCGACAGGATGCGAGGCCGAAGCCGGGACGCAAGCTCTTCGGGAAGCAGCAGCGCAGCAACGAGGCCCTGGTAAGCCGGTAtgcggcgagcgaggaccACACCGAAGTCGCCATGAACCGACGGCCAAGTTGCGACAGCGACACACCGGCAGGCGCGTGGGATCCCGTGCATGTTGGGCGATGAGGGAGATGGCACAGTGGCGAGATTGGACATGTGGTCGATGCCACAGTGAAACGGCCATCGGCGCTCTCGTTTTTTCGTTTTGGCTCCGTTAATTGTATTCCTTGGCAGTGCAAACTCGATACCCTATCATGCTCGATTTCATGAAATCAGTCACACATCAAGCTTCGCTCACGCTCGTGGTGCCGATGGCGCGGGAGCGATGGGCATCATGCGGAAGCGATGGGCATCATGTGGTGCCCTCGTTGGCCGAGTCTCCCGCGTCCCATGGCATTTCTTTCGTCTCCATATCCAGCAAGGTGGCACTTCCGTTGCCCGCAACTGCCGCTGCCGGTTTTCACGCATTCCGTATTTCACCGCCTAGTCCTCCTCATCACGTCCACAGTCGACGTCATGGCTTGCATGCTCCGTTCCGAGTGGGCATCTTTGCCAACGGACGCACGGTTGTCACGATCACGACGGACGCACGGCGGACGAAGCCTGAGTTTTCGCGTCCGCCGAGCCAGGTTGGTTCCGCacatcgtcctcctcgggccAAGAGTACTGCAGCAACAGCCACCAACGGCATGCATTGGCTTCCGAATGACGCGCGCGGTGCGTCAGTCTCGCCATCATGGGGCGAGTGCCGATGCTCGCTTGCCGTCAGATGCCAAGCAGGATCTTGAGAAGCAAGACGGTCAGGAGGGTACCCAGGACAACGATGGCCCTGTCGATCCACAAGGGTACGCCGTTTGGCTGGTTGGGGAGTGTCGGGTGGGGTTGCCGTTGAACCAAGGGGGTGGCCGGGGCGACGGATTGTCGGCGCGAGAGATGGGTGACTTGGTTCGTAACGACGGCCGACTGGGGAGGCGGCGCGGCGTACTGCAGAGAGTCTCTCCTCGGCGAGATGGGTGTCGTCGCCACAAatccctcggcgagctcggcggcggcgtccgaATGGTCATTCTTGACGGCGGACGCGGCTTTCTTGGCCTCCATCTCGTCCTTGAAACCCATGCGCAGGTCATGGGGCACCTCGACatccgcggccgccgacgagctctcCTGGGCCCGCTTCTCGGACTCGGCGATGATGTCGGCGTTGGTGCGGCCACAGGTCGAGCACCTGAAGGCGGTCGACTCCTGggcgaagcggcggcggacggAGTCGGGCGACTCGAGCCCGCCAAGCTGGCCGCGTGCGCTCGTCTCCATAAAGCTCCGCAGACTGCAAGGCAAGGAGATGTCGTCAGCAAAGTCCTCGGCGTCTGCGCGGGGTACACGGGTGACGTACGCCACTATGGCGGTGCGGATGCCCCAGGCGGGCTGCCACGTTTCCTCGTGGTGACCGCTGATGCTCAGACAAATTTCACGGTTGGCCTCGAAGCGCCCGTTGGGCGTGGTGAAGCGGAAGCTCGGGGGTCGCAGCGGATAGGTGGACGGAAGGATGATGCGGCCGTGGTAGATGCCTTGGCTGAAGGCAGAGTTGGGCGGGCCGCGGAGGGTAAAGTGCCACTCGAAGAGGTCCGACTCGAGCGGTTCGGCGACGTAgtctgccgacggcgagctggagATTTCGGCCGCCTCTCGGACTAGACGTACGCGGCTGTCTGTCAGTccaggggaggggagaggggggaggggagaggggatcTGATGGCGGCGAAACCTACGTATACGACGGATTGTGGGAGATTTGGAGCTAATCTGCGGCGTCGAGTTTGTTGCTGCCGCCATGTTTGCGGTATCGTCAACGAGGTAGGTGTATCTATCTGTGTCTGTATGCGTATCTTGATCTGAGCGGTGTGGAGGATGCCGTGTCTAATTCTCGTCGAGTCTTCGGTCTCGGGAACCGTTCTGCACAATGTTCATGCCGGGTCGATGACGCAATGACGGCCACGCATCCACTCGGAGCATTCGTATGTATAGGATAGGAAAAGCGCCGATGCACGAATTATGGCTTCAATATGAAGTAACAGAGCCCTGCCAGCGAGCTAGGTGTGCAGAGTTTACGCCGTCCGAGGTTGAGGTGTCAACGTGTCCAGACGATGGAAGAACGGTTGGATGTGGAAGGACAAATGCACCGGGCAGGCGCAAGTTGTGAATTTTAGTAAGCGAACTCCGCACCGCCATGGGTCGATGCAGCGGAGACGGAGGGTACGGTCTGCTAGGCCAATAGTTGGGCAATAGTACCGCCTTTCATTGGTTAGTGACGAGCAGTAACTAATAACTGCTGCTAGCAGCCGGCACTCCGAGCGGCAGCTTGCGATGTGCCGGCGAAACCGCGTGGCATTGGAGGGGCGAGGTAATAGTAATGGCGTGGTGCTAGTATTAGGAGGCAAATAGCGCCATGTTGATGCCTGTAACCATCTATCAGAAGTGCAACGTAGGTACATGTGCCCCCTGACGTAggtgtaatacttgctgtactaacagagtacatgtacttagttgtacgtCAGGCGGCAAATCACAGGCGCTATTGGTGTGATGCATTAGTCCATttcagtaagtacatgtacaactacatacattgcatgcacttgtactaaGGAGCGGAAGTAGATGTACACggaccaagtacatgtaggtgcacgcAAATGTGCGAttggtattattattacggagtaattacggagtaattacggagtgccCAGAGcaaacaagtactgtaacgACACAGagtccaagtacttacatgtacttagaGTAGTTgcccatgtacttacagtagttgcccatgtacttacagtagttacccatgtacttgcatgtacaggacATGTatacacacacacatacatacatacatacatacatacatacatacatacatacatacacacacacatacaTACATGTTAAGGCAGGGAATACGGCGTAAAACTCGCCGCAAATCATTACTTTATTCCTTGCACAACCATGACACCCGAGATGATGTCTTtgtgtattactccgtactgtgtacttactgtacgatGGTCTATCCGATGGAAAGGATGACCGTTACAGTGGAGTGAATGTAGTCACAGAGCACCCCGATACTACCCGGTAGTATTAGCTGTAGTCCAGCTACGGCAaggctggcgacgatgcgatGTGGGATCCAAGATGGcaaagcacaagtacaaatacttgtactcgctGTTCGTTCGTCCAAAAAGTCACGTGTGCATCAAAGACGCCAGTCCTTGTCAACGACTGGTACGGTTTTGGCACAGGCGGGAGTTCCCCCTGCCATGACAAACGTGCTTTTCACCTCACAGCCCTTCGTTGGTCCTCTACTCTGCACGTGTGGCATGAGCCTTGGGTCGGCACGGGAGCGATGCAAGCGAAATTGACGAGCTATTATTCTTGCATGATATCGTTTTCAACAGAACAACCCCCCTTCACCGACGTCGCCTCAGGCTTTTTCGCTCGAGTCTTTGCAATGTTCTGCCGCAAAGTCCTGCTTGATCTTCTCCAGGAGACGCAAGAGGACGGAAGTCTGCAGCGCCATCACATCACCTTGCACCATGGCGTTTATGGCCTCGGCAAGATTGGATAGTCGAGATGCAATGGTGTCAAGTGTCTCGCGGACTAATTGACAACTCCCATTCTTCTCGATGTCTGTCTTCATGCCGTCTAGTTTAGTCCGCAATATGGAAAATTCAATCTCAATGCCTATGGTGGGCCCCAGAAGGCCCGAGCGTTGCGTATTTGAATAACTGGCCGGGTCCTGTACTATTTCGGTCGAAGTTTTGATGGTTTTGGCGAGTCGATCCGAATCGGTGGCGAAAGTTTCCTTGTCGAAGGCTTCGTTCGTCTCGGTGAGGGACCGTGTCACGcgccgtacttgtagcaGCGCCTGAGCGGCGGCCGGTTTACCATGGCCGGCAGTCTTGGCAAAATCTCCGAGTCTCTCGAAGCCGGGAATTCTTGCGACGTCGACAGCACTTGCGAGAGCGCAAGTGGCGCATAGAATGGTACCGATGAACTTCATTGTGGAGAGTGCCTATTTCAAACGAGTGCCCTGGGAGTGGAAAGGGGTTGCGAGTTGTATGTGAGGGCAACGGAGACATTGTCGGCGCACTCAACGCCATATTTATATGTTTTCGCTTGCGAGAACTCTCCTTGCTCCCGCCGTTGTTCTGTGGCCTTTGCGCTGCAGGTccatgtattacttacggTACAGGAAGCAAGGGCCGTAAAGGCAAGTGCATCTACACGTACAGTCAGTAAGTAGATTGTGAATCATGTCCATGTTTGCGGAGTTGTGTGTTGGGCACTGTCTCACAACGATCTCCATATAGTTAACCCGATTAGGAAATTGCAACATGGACTTTGAAGGTCTAGGCCAGGCCTAGGCCAGTCCTCGGCCTAGGTCTATTGGTTGAGGTATTACCGCGAGTCCGCATTATAGAACTCCAAACGTAACAAATAGCCATGGCACGCAATTCGTTACGCAATTCATGGTGAGTTGCTACTTTTTGTCGTAAAGAACACTGTTCTTCGCCCTTGCTGCATACCGTACTACTGTTGAGGCTGCCCGTGAAGAACTCCTCTCCGCCCCTTGGTTTACAGGCTCTTAATCGTGGCCTAGCCCGTACCGCGAATCATTTGAACGAGAACGAAATTTTGAAGTCACTGATTGGCCTTGTATTCAAGTGCCATCCCAGTCTAAATGATAACTGATAGCTGCTGTGACCAATGTCGGCGATACGACCAACATGGCGTGTCTGCCGCTGCTCAATGCTAACAGTACATGAATACTTGAGTACATCAGCCATTTGGATGTAGCGATATACGAAGCATGCAGACAACTATACTCTCAACAAGCACAACAAGCATTGTGGCACGAGAACAGACAACGAGAACACCATGCAGCTCTCTCATCTCGTGGAAGTGGGACTGACTATTGCGCCGCAACCTACTATAGGCCCATAAAAAGTGTCTCTGGGCTCTCAACTTTTGTCAACGTTGGGCTAGCAGTTGAAgacatacagtacagtagagtacttgcatgtaagtatgcAAGTGACAAAACATGGCCACGAAAAGTGATACGATGGCAGGGCAAGGGGATATTGCCAATACATGAGGAATTTTCATGTCAACCGTGAGAAAATAAAACGCGAGGGCACTCGACTCTAGCCGTAGTTCTGTAGTGAGTGCACTGCCCTTTCTGCCCTTATCGCAACATATCCGAGTCTTTACAATGCGAACGACACCGACACCTGCCAAAGGAGGATATTCGGTGTAGCAGAATTAGTACCAAGCCTCTCAGGAGCCATGCACAACATATGGAGAGCCGGCTCTTGCAACATGTTTTTCTTCTTTCTTTGGGCATGTGCTGGGAACCTCAGCGTGCGAGCGGCCCGCTCAGGCCAAAGCCTCGCACCACTCACTCCACCACTCCAAGCACAAGGTTTGGCTATCCGCCACCCGCCACGTCTTATGCGTCATAGCTCAGAAAGCCGGTGAAATTACGTCAGGCATGCTCATCTCGTCTATGAGGACGGACCTCACAGTGACGTGATACTGCATTCTTCCGTGAACGAAGGAGCCTGGGGCCTGCGTCGAGGGCTGTTTTGCCACCCAACCAGCCGTCGATTGTATTTAAAGAATCATTGGCCGGATCCCAAGTATGTTGTGCCAACAGCTACGAAACCAGTCAGCATCAGATTGTGCTGATCAAGCAATAACCAGAATCTCCAACATTGGCTCCGCAAATCTCCACGTTCTCCAACACGACAGCATATGGATTCAGCGACCCCCACGAGGGCAATTTCCTGTTCCAtcatggaggaggaggatgggagCAAGACCGTCTCCATCCTGCCCCGCCCTGTTCTGAATACACCGAATGATGATGTTTTCGGCCCGTTGGATTCTACCGGTGGCAGCCAGTCTGCCGGATTCCAATTCATCTGGCCAGTTGTTGTGCAACCGAATGACCAGCCCCCGGCACAAACGTCAACTGCCATGTCGGTGCCTGCTACACCAGCCGTGGAGCCGCCATCTGCCACCCAGATTGGAGTCGGCAACCACGAAAGCCCGCCAGACAGCGGTAATttgctcgacgccctcgattCTAACCAGCCGGTGGGCACCGCCAGAACAACAAATGGCCTTCCTTGACATTATGTGGCTCAGCCATCTCAACACCGTCAACAAACGTTGCTTGAGATCCAGGTGGGCCATGCAAATCTCCGTTTGCGAATGAATGGGGCCCGTACATGGCATGCGTTGTACGGCCAAGCTGCCAAGATGCACAGCAACTCAATGCGATATGATAGGGCAGCTCGAAACAGTTTCGCCGCTACCTCACAGTTTGGTTGCCCAACATCTTGGTTCCCAAGGAAAAAATaaaagaagaagaaagaGGATAAGCGTTGTGGGCTGGTACTGACATTGTCGGTCGCATGAGGTGTAGGGGGCAGCTAACAGCAAAGTAGCTCGACAATTCCGAGAGGAATAACAATATGATGTGACTGAATGCAACAGCATGTATGAGTTTGCATTAGAAAACGTGACGCCGTAAGTGACATTCTTTTTGTCTACCTGTGTTGATGCGGCCTGCTGTGTTCTATCACAAGGGTTAGGTTCAGGGTGTTAGCTGGCAACAACACAATCTCTTCAAAGTAGAAAGTGTCATCTGCGGATTGCTGGACCGCTGGCGACAACCAATCCGTCCGATATGCCACAAATTATTGCCAGCCAAAATATTACGTCAAGTATAACCCGAGTCGTTTTATTTTTTTGCAATCGAATCGTATGTTTTTTTCGGGGTAGAGGGGATAtgggcggggggggggggggagggggaggggcgcTTTTGTTCTAGAATGctttaagtacaagtacgagcaagtGGCTTGTTTGTGCATTTATGCTGCTTTGTGTTGATTGTTGGGTTGTTTGGTTGTCTCGTTGTTTCGCTCATGTTGCTATGCGGAGCTTTATGCAGGATGAATCAATACGGCCAATCCATCATAACGTATTATGTATACAGTATGTTGTTCGAAGCATTCTGACCATGCGATAACAGCAGGCTGTCGTAATTTCAAGTGCACGGCACGAGCTGACTAAAGCTGGCACATCGTCAGCATAGTACCCCGCGAATACAGGTGTGTCCAATGTTGTTTGACGCAAGATTGGCTTGTGAACTTGATGGTCTATGCTCGTGAATGGTTCCTTAATTGCCGCAGTTGCTGCCGTTCGCTGGCGCGTTTTCGCGGAATGCTAGTACTGCGGATTGGTTATTCACAGCCTATTGCTCAGTCATGATAAAGACCAGGTGCTTGCCGGCCAACTTGAATACTGAGAG encodes:
- a CDS encoding putative ubiquitin-conjugating enzyme protein translates to MAAATNSTPQISSKSPTIRRILREAAEISSSPSADYVAEPLESDLFEWHFTLRGPPNSAFSQGIYHGRIILPSTYPLRPPSFRFTTPNGRFEANREICLSISGHHEETWQPAWGIRTAIVAYVTRVPRADAEDFADDISLPCSLRSFMETSARGQLGGLESPDSVRRRFAQESTAFRCSTCGRTNADIIAESEKRAQESSSAAADVEVPHDLRMGFKDEMEAKKAASAVKNDHSDAAAELAEGFVATTPISPRRDSLQYAAPPPQSAVVTNQVTHLSRRQSVAPATPLVQRQPHPTLPNQPNGVPLWIDRAIVVLGTLLTVLLLKILLGI